The Microcoleus sp. FACHB-68 genome contains the following window.
AGCTCACAAATATTCTTTTTTTCCACTTTTGCCTACTTGTGCCACGCCTAAACTTGGGATTCTCAGTCTCTTCGTTGCTTTTCTCTTGGGTTTTCGGCTGCTTGAACTATTAATACCAAATCCGTTTATGATAAGGTACTTATAATTCAGTCCGGCAAAAAAGTAAAAAGCAATGCCCAGAAAAGCGCATCTAGCCAATCATCTCAAAGAAGATGAACTGAAACAAAAGTATATAACAAGTCAAGACCCAGTGGAAGCAAGGAGATGGCACGTCATCTGGCTCGTAGCTATAGGATGGACAATCAAAAACAGTGCCCTAGCCGTAGGACTAGATTACCAATACGCCAAAAAGATGATTAAAAGATATAACGAGCTAGGAGCCGAAGGAGTTAAAAATCAGCGGAAAAAAGCCCAGAAACATCTGCGAGGAAAAGCGCCATTATTAAATGAGCAACAACTGCAAAAGTTAGTCGCCCAACTGCGCTCAAGACCCGCAGATGGAGGAATTTGGACTGGGCCAAAAGTAGCGAGGTGGATAGAAAAAGAAACCAGGCGGCCAAAAGTTGCCAATCAAAGAGGGTGGGATTATCTAAAAAAGTGCAATCACTCCTGGCAAAGGCCAAGACCGAAGCATCGACAGGGGGATGAACAAGCCCAGGAGGAATTTAAACAACAGTTGCCCCTCAAAGTTAAACAACTGCAACAGAAACATCCCCAAGCCCAAATAGAAGTCTGGTTTTTTGATGAGCATAGGGTGGGTCTCAAGCCCATACTGAGAAAGGTGTGGTCGCCCAGAGGAGAAAGACCCATAGCCCTAGTACAGCCTCGGTATGAATGGCTATATGTTTATGGATTTGTGGAGCCAAAAACAGGCCGAACTTTTTGGTATTTGATTCCCAGAGTCAATACCAAGTGGTTCAACCTTGTCTTGAAGACATTTGCCGTCGAAGCTGGGGCCTCAAACGAAAAAATTATTCTCTTAGTTGAAGATAGAGCCGGATGGCATACCAGTCCAAAAGTTCAGTTACCAACTGGTCTTATTGGAGAATTTCTGCCTCCCTATTCTCCGGAATTGCAAAGAGCCGAAAGATTATGGTCTTTAGTAGATGAACCTTTAGTGAATCAGCATTTTGAAAGTCTTGAGCAGTTAGAAGATGTATTAGCTACCAGATGTTGTGTGCTTCAACAAATGACTGAGGAAATCAAACATCTGACCCATTATCATTGGTTGAATTATAGTGACGCTATTAGTAGTCCAACATAACCGGATTTGGTATAAGTGGCTTAATCCCAAAGTGGCTAAACTTGAGCCGGCAAATTCTCAGAAATAACGATGTTTCATTATCTTTCTTCCTTCTTTTATTTTAAAATCGTCAGGAAACACCCTTGCGTTTGCCCTCTTCATCTTACGTTCAATTAATCGGCTTCTCCTATTAAGGTAAAAGCCGCCCAAGCTCTGGGGTTATTTGGGTATTTTTCTATCATTTTGAGCATGGCTTGACGTAAAGCTTGGGCTTTATCGAGTTGCTTTTGATTGAGATTGATATAAAATTCGCTCATTAATTCAGCCGTGGGTGCATCGGGAACTGCCCAGAGGGAGACAATGACACTAGGGATGCCGGCAGTAATAAATGAGCGAGATAAACCGATGACACCATCGCCCGTGATGCGCCCACTTCCGGTGTTGCAAGCACTCAGGACAACTAATGAGGCATTGAGCTTGAGTTCAAGAATTTCTTGTGCCGTGAGCAATCCGTTATCAGTGTCGGTGGGAGCAAG
Protein-coding sequences here:
- a CDS encoding IS630 family transposase, with the translated sequence MPRKAHLANHLKEDELKQKYITSQDPVEARRWHVIWLVAIGWTIKNSALAVGLDYQYAKKMIKRYNELGAEGVKNQRKKAQKHLRGKAPLLNEQQLQKLVAQLRSRPADGGIWTGPKVARWIEKETRRPKVANQRGWDYLKKCNHSWQRPRPKHRQGDEQAQEEFKQQLPLKVKQLQQKHPQAQIEVWFFDEHRVGLKPILRKVWSPRGERPIALVQPRYEWLYVYGFVEPKTGRTFWYLIPRVNTKWFNLVLKTFAVEAGASNEKIILLVEDRAGWHTSPKVQLPTGLIGEFLPPYSPELQRAERLWSLVDEPLVNQHFESLEQLEDVLATRCCVLQQMTEEIKHLTHYHWLNYSDAISSPT